Below is a window of Planctomycetes bacterium MalM25 DNA.
AAACCGGCCATCCTCAGTCGGCGACGACCGACGCGAGGTCCTCGAAGTATTCGGGGTACGTCTTCGCGGTGCAGCCCGGGTTGCTGATCCGCACCCCCGGTTGCCGCAGCCCGACCAGGGCGAGGCTCATCGCCATACGGTGATCGTCGTAGGTCTCAACGACGGCGCCCCGCAACTCACCGGGACGGATGATTAACCCGTCCTCTTTCTCATCGACCGCAGCGCCGAGACGCCGCAACTCGGTCGCCAAGTCGCCGATCCGATCGGTCTCCTTGTGCCGGTTGTGCGCCACGCCGGAGACCTCGGTCGGCCCCTCCGCGAAGAGGGCGACCGCGGCGAGGGTCTGGACCGTGTCGCTCACGGCGTTCATGTCGAGCGACGCTCCGCGCAGCCGTTCGCCCGCCGGCGGGCCGGCGACGGTGATCGACTCGGGGCCCGCATCGACGGTGCAGCCCATCTGCCGGAGGCAATCAACGAACGCCACGTCGCCCTGCAGGGCGTCGCGCGACAGGCCCTCGACCGTGACCCGCCCGCCCGTGATGGCGGCGGCGGCCCAGAAGTAGCTCGCGGCCGAGGCGTCGGGCTCGATCGCGTAGTCGCGTGCCCGGTAGGTCGTCGGCTCGACAGCAAACCGCGAAAGGTCCTCGGGGGCTTCAACCTCGGCGCCGAACGCCCGCATGACCTCGAGCGTCATCCGCACGTAGGGGCGGCTGACCAGTTCGCCCTCGATCGCTAGCCGGATCGACCCGCTCGCGGCGGGGGCGGCCATCAGCAGCCCGCTAAGGAACTGGCTGGAGATGTCGCCGCGCACGCTGGCCTCGCCGCCTAGCAGGCCGTTGGCGTGAATCGCGACCGGGGGGCAATCGCCGGGCGACTCGCAGCGGACGTTCGCTCCGAGGGCGTTGAGGGCTTCGGCCAGGTCGCCGATCGGCCGCTCACGCATCCGCGGCACGCCGTCCAGCCGGAACGCGCCGTGCCCCAAGGTCGCCAACGCGGTCAGGAACCGGACCGTGGTGCCGCTGTTGCCGATGAACAGATCCGCCTCGATCGCCGGCACGGCGCCCCCGGCACCGGCTACGCGGAGCGTCGTGCCCGCGTCGGTCACGTCGATCGGGATGCCCAGCCGCGAGAGCCCGTCGATCATCACGTGCGTGTCGTCGCTCACCAGCGCGCCGGTCAGCGTCGACTCGCCGTCGGCCAACGCCGCGCACACGAGTGCGCGGTTGGTCAGGCTCTTCGACCCCGGGGGGCGGATGCAGGCCACGACCGGCCCCTCGACGGGGTGGATCTCAAGCGGGTCGGGGTGCTGGCTCATCGGGTGGCGTTGCTTGGGTCGGCGGCTTGGCGGGGAGCGGCGATCTTCCACAGATGCTCGCTACTGCGGAAGTAGATCGCATCATCCGAGATCGCGGGCGAGCCGTAAATGTCCTCGCCGAACGGGATCTCCGCCAGCTCGCTGCCGCCGTCGTTGAGGTCGAGGACTTTGACCACGCCCTCGGAGCTCACACAGTACAGCTTGCCGCCGCCGGCGACGGGCGTCGCCCAGTGCGTCCCGCCGATCCGCTTCCGCCAAATCATGTCGCCGGACGCCAGGTCACTGCAGACCAGCACACCGCCCCGGTTGATCGCGAGCAACGCCTCGCCCACCACGACGGGGCTCGAAGAGCCCGGCTTGAGCTTCGGCGCCTGGACCATCGGTTCGTCGAACGGTTCGGCGAAGACG
It encodes the following:
- the aroA gene encoding 3-phosphoshikimate 1-carboxyvinyltransferase, with the translated sequence MSQHPDPLEIHPVEGPVVACIRPPGSKSLTNRALVCAALADGESTLTGALVSDDTHVMIDGLSRLGIPIDVTDAGTTLRVAGAGGAVPAIEADLFIGNSGTTVRFLTALATLGHGAFRLDGVPRMRERPIGDLAEALNALGANVRCESPGDCPPVAIHANGLLGGEASVRGDISSQFLSGLLMAAPAASGSIRLAIEGELVSRPYVRMTLEVMRAFGAEVEAPEDLSRFAVEPTTYRARDYAIEPDASAASYFWAAAAITGGRVTVEGLSRDALQGDVAFVDCLRQMGCTVDAGPESITVAGPPAGERLRGASLDMNAVSDTVQTLAAVALFAEGPTEVSGVAHNRHKETDRIGDLATELRRLGAAVDEKEDGLIIRPGELRGAVVETYDDHRMAMSLALVGLRQPGVRISNPGCTAKTYPEYFEDLASVVAD